The following are encoded together in the Methylorubrum sp. B1-46 genome:
- a CDS encoding Crp/Fnr family transcriptional regulator, producing MNWVEGIGYLGTALTVASSAMGTMIPLRIVALCASCAVITYGFLIGSVPVMLTEAIQIPFNAWRLYEMVRLVRETERAASGDLSLDWLKPFGTLRRFRAGEVLFLKGDPAHEMYLIESGRFRIAEQGLDIRPGQIVGELGMLSPGNQRTGSLACVEAGTARCLSYSEVKQLYYQNPEFGFYFLKLTSERLFQSAAEAAETARPAAAAGSDVL from the coding sequence ATGAACTGGGTCGAGGGGATCGGTTATCTGGGGACGGCACTCACCGTCGCCTCCTCGGCGATGGGGACGATGATCCCGCTGCGCATCGTGGCGCTCTGTGCGAGCTGCGCCGTCATCACCTACGGCTTCCTGATCGGCAGCGTGCCGGTGATGCTGACGGAGGCGATCCAGATCCCGTTCAATGCGTGGCGGCTCTACGAGATGGTCCGCCTCGTGCGCGAGACCGAGCGGGCGGCCTCCGGCGACCTCTCCCTCGACTGGCTGAAACCCTTCGGCACCCTGCGGCGCTTCCGGGCCGGCGAGGTGCTGTTCCTCAAGGGCGACCCGGCGCACGAGATGTACCTGATCGAGAGCGGACGCTTCCGGATCGCCGAGCAGGGCCTCGACATCCGGCCGGGCCAGATCGTCGGCGAACTCGGCATGCTCTCGCCGGGCAACCAACGGACCGGGTCGCTTGCCTGCGTGGAGGCGGGCACCGCGCGCTGCCTGTCCTATTCCGAGGTCAAGCAGCTCTATTACCAGAACCCAGAATTCGGCTTCTACTTCCTGAAGCTGACGAGCGAGCGCCTGTTCCAGAGCGCCGCCGAGGCGGCGGAGACGGCGCGGCCCGCCGCGGCGGCCGGCAGCGACGTGCTGTGA
- a CDS encoding extracellular solute-binding protein, translating into MLRLRKFGCFVGFSLALALAGQAQGAEVNLYTTREPGLIRPLLDAYTAKSGVTVNTVFVEKGLAERIAAEGARSSADVVMTVDIGNLIELVDRDLAQPVRSSVLEAAVPAPLRDGDGRWFALSMRARVLYADKALGDLNAATYESLADPKWKGKICLRSGQHPYNTALIAAFLVRHGPEKTESWLRGLKANLARKAAGGDRDVARDIAADLCEIGLANSYYVGLMRSGRGGPDQQKWGEAIKVVLPTFEGGGTHVNVSGAIVAKNAPHREEAVKLLEYLVSDEAQALYAKADFEYPVKAGVAADPMLQALGPLTFDTTPLVEIARNRKAASLLADKVGFDN; encoded by the coding sequence ATGTTGCGGCTGCGAAAGTTCGGTTGTTTCGTGGGTTTCAGCCTCGCCCTTGCTCTGGCTGGCCAAGCACAGGGCGCGGAGGTGAATCTCTACACCACCCGCGAGCCGGGCCTGATCCGTCCCCTCCTCGACGCCTACACCGCCAAGAGCGGCGTGACGGTGAACACCGTGTTCGTCGAGAAGGGCTTGGCCGAGCGTATCGCCGCGGAAGGTGCCCGCAGCAGCGCCGACGTGGTCATGACGGTCGATATCGGCAACCTGATCGAGTTGGTCGACCGCGACCTCGCGCAGCCGGTCCGGTCCTCCGTTCTGGAGGCGGCTGTTCCCGCGCCCCTGCGTGACGGGGACGGGCGCTGGTTCGCCCTCTCCATGCGCGCCCGCGTGCTTTACGCCGACAAGGCGCTCGGTGACCTGAACGCGGCGACCTACGAATCGCTCGCTGACCCGAAATGGAAGGGCAAGATCTGCCTCCGGTCGGGACAGCACCCCTACAACACCGCGCTGATCGCGGCCTTCCTCGTCCGCCACGGCCCGGAGAAGACGGAGAGCTGGCTGCGCGGGCTCAAGGCCAACCTCGCCCGCAAGGCGGCCGGCGGCGACCGGGACGTGGCGCGCGACATCGCCGCCGACCTCTGCGAGATCGGACTCGCCAACTCCTACTATGTCGGGCTGATGCGCTCGGGCCGCGGCGGACCGGACCAGCAGAAATGGGGCGAGGCCATCAAGGTCGTGCTGCCGACCTTCGAGGGCGGCGGCACCCACGTGAACGTGTCGGGCGCCATCGTCGCCAAAAACGCGCCGCATCGCGAGGAGGCGGTCAAGCTCCTCGAATATCTCGTTTCCGACGAGGCGCAGGCGCTCTACGCCAAGGCCGACTTCGAATACCCGGTCAAGGCCGGCGTCGCGGCCGATCCGATGCTGCAGGCTCTCGGTCCCCTGACCTTCGACACGACGCCGCTCGTCGAGATCGCCCGCAACCGCAAGGCGGCGAGCCTGCTGGCGGACAAGGTCGGCTTCGACAACTGA
- a CDS encoding sulfate/molybdate ABC transporter ATP-binding protein codes for MLHNFTLDVRAGELLALLGPSGSGKTTLLRIIAGLDFPDRGRIIFGGDDATQVPVQRRAVGFVFQHYALFKHMTVAQNIAYGLNARKRSERPDKAEIKRRVGNLLDLIKLSGFADRYPSQLSGGQRQRIALARALAVEPRVLLLDEPFGALDAQVRKDLRRWLREIHDRTGQTTIFVTHDQDEALELSDRVAVLDRGRLEQVGTPDEVQEHPVSPTVLKFLGDTIEVEAIAQNGQVLVDGRPTPLTAPAGLVGPVKLYARPWQLQFAEAHEAHLSGTVRSSYRTQGRQRIEVDRSGAKVVVVEAADTARLAAGREVGLRIVGGHVFP; via the coding sequence GTGCTGCACAATTTCACCCTCGACGTGCGGGCGGGCGAGCTGCTGGCGCTGCTCGGGCCGTCGGGCTCCGGCAAGACCACGCTGCTGCGCATCATCGCCGGGCTCGATTTCCCGGATCGCGGCCGGATCATCTTCGGCGGCGACGACGCCACGCAGGTGCCGGTGCAGCGGCGAGCGGTCGGCTTCGTGTTTCAGCACTACGCCCTGTTCAAGCATATGACCGTGGCGCAGAACATTGCCTACGGCCTCAACGCCCGGAAGCGCTCCGAGCGGCCGGACAAGGCCGAGATCAAGCGCCGTGTCGGCAATCTTCTGGACCTCATCAAGCTCTCGGGCTTTGCCGACCGCTATCCGAGCCAGCTCTCCGGCGGCCAGCGCCAGCGCATCGCATTGGCCCGCGCCCTCGCGGTGGAGCCCCGCGTCCTCCTGCTCGACGAGCCGTTCGGCGCCCTCGACGCACAGGTGCGCAAGGATCTGCGCCGCTGGCTGCGCGAGATCCACGACCGCACCGGCCAAACCACGATCTTCGTCACCCACGATCAGGACGAGGCGCTCGAACTCTCCGACCGCGTGGCTGTGCTCGATCGTGGCCGCCTGGAGCAGGTCGGTACGCCGGACGAGGTGCAGGAGCACCCGGTCTCGCCGACCGTGCTGAAGTTCCTGGGCGACACGATCGAGGTCGAGGCGATCGCGCAGAACGGACAGGTCCTCGTCGACGGTCGGCCGACGCCGCTCACCGCCCCGGCCGGCCTGGTCGGGCCGGTCAAGCTCTACGCCCGCCCCTGGCAGCTTCAGTTCGCGGAGGCGCATGAGGCACATCTGAGCGGCACGGTCCGTTCCTCATACCGGACGCAGGGACGTCAGCGGATCGAGGTCGACCGCTCCGGCGCGAAGGTCGTGGTGGTGGAGGCCGCGGACACGGCCCGTCTCGCCGCCGGCCGCGAGGTCGGGCTGCGGATCGTCGGCGGACACGTGTTTCCGTAG
- a CDS encoding kelch repeat-containing protein, with protein MARPSLLRLLPLAALLAATPATAHEVGAWAGASSAPAERSEVAVAALDGKAYVIGDYNGATELLIYDLAADKWDKGAPFPYPVHHTMAAEKGGRIYVFGGYVNGWEASDKVWAYDPARNAWEPRAPMPTPRAAGGAALLGDRIHVVGGSGSGRGNVRSHEIYDPVSDRWSKAADLPTPRDHLAVQAVEGRLVASGGRIDGDSGKNLSANQVYDPARDAWSEAAPLPTARSGVASAVLGREVFVIGGESNRRTYDEVEAFDLPANLWRALARLPTARHGFGAVTYKGRIYTLTGSPRPGGDRSSTVEVLDPNGTAPAR; from the coding sequence ATGGCACGCCCGTCCCTCCTCCGTCTCCTTCCGCTTGCCGCCCTGCTCGCCGCCACACCCGCCACCGCCCACGAGGTCGGCGCCTGGGCCGGCGCCAGTTCCGCCCCAGCGGAGCGTTCCGAGGTTGCGGTCGCGGCGCTCGACGGCAAGGCCTACGTCATCGGCGATTACAACGGCGCGACCGAACTGCTGATCTACGATCTCGCCGCGGACAAGTGGGACAAGGGCGCGCCCTTCCCCTACCCCGTCCACCATACCATGGCGGCGGAGAAGGGCGGTCGGATCTACGTCTTCGGCGGTTACGTGAATGGCTGGGAGGCGAGCGACAAGGTTTGGGCCTACGACCCGGCGAGGAACGCCTGGGAGCCCCGTGCGCCGATGCCGACCCCGCGGGCGGCCGGCGGAGCGGCCTTGCTCGGGGACAGGATCCACGTGGTCGGCGGCAGCGGTTCGGGGCGCGGCAACGTGCGCAGCCACGAAATCTACGATCCGGTCAGTGATCGCTGGAGCAAGGCGGCCGACCTGCCGACGCCCCGCGACCACCTCGCGGTGCAGGCCGTGGAGGGCCGCCTCGTCGCCAGCGGCGGCCGGATCGACGGCGATTCGGGCAAGAATCTCTCGGCCAACCAGGTCTACGATCCGGCGCGCGACGCCTGGAGCGAGGCGGCGCCCCTGCCGACCGCCCGCAGCGGCGTCGCCTCCGCCGTGCTCGGCCGCGAGGTCTTCGTCATCGGCGGCGAATCGAACCGCCGAACCTACGACGAGGTCGAAGCCTTCGACCTGCCGGCCAATCTCTGGCGTGCTCTGGCCCGGCTTCCCACCGCTCGGCACGGTTTCGGCGCCGTGACCTACAAGGGCCGCATCTACACCCTGACCGGGAGTCCACGGCCCGGCGGCGACCGATCCAGCACGGTGGAGGTGCTCGACCCGAACGGCACCGCACCCGCACGATGA
- a CDS encoding sulfate transporter family protein: protein MLMKAAAAALRQVFSPALRGILFKSLALTVGLLVVVWFGLTRLIQAFQASHHISADYPFFDTLAFFLAGAGLFVALAYIMPAVSILVAGFFLDDVAEVVEHSDFPTDAPGRALPWGQALGSALRFAGLALLVNLVALILVFVPGVNLFAFFGANAYLLGREYFELAAGRFRPLPEARAMREHYGFTVIAAGCLLAGLMIVPIINLITPLFGVALMVHLHKGLERRALPGPTSTDTRLPNRR, encoded by the coding sequence ATGCTCATGAAGGCCGCCGCCGCTGCCCTGCGGCAGGTATTCTCGCCCGCCCTGCGCGGAATCCTCTTCAAGTCGCTGGCGCTCACGGTCGGGCTGCTGGTGGTCGTCTGGTTCGGACTGACGCGCCTGATCCAGGCGTTTCAGGCGAGCCACCACATCTCGGCCGATTATCCGTTCTTCGACACGCTCGCCTTCTTCCTGGCCGGCGCCGGGCTGTTCGTGGCTTTGGCCTACATCATGCCCGCGGTGTCGATCCTCGTGGCCGGCTTCTTCCTCGACGACGTCGCCGAGGTCGTGGAACACAGCGACTTTCCTACCGACGCGCCGGGGCGGGCGCTGCCCTGGGGGCAGGCGCTCGGCTCGGCTCTGCGCTTCGCCGGCCTTGCCCTGCTCGTGAATCTCGTCGCGCTGATCCTCGTCTTCGTGCCGGGGGTGAACCTGTTCGCCTTCTTCGGCGCCAACGCCTACCTGCTCGGACGCGAATATTTCGAACTCGCCGCCGGCCGGTTCCGGCCGCTGCCGGAGGCGCGGGCGATGCGTGAGCATTACGGGTTCACGGTGATCGCTGCCGGTTGCCTGCTCGCCGGCCTGATGATCGTGCCGATCATCAACCTCATCACGCCGCTCTTCGGCGTCGCTCTGATGGTCCACCTGCACAAGGGGCTCGAGCGCAGGGCACTGCCCGGCCCGACGAGCACGGACACACGTCTGCCGAACCGGCGCTGA
- the cysW gene encoding sulfate ABC transporter permease subunit CysW: protein MSEALAQGPVAGTRDETLTPPASVVTERRVVRWLLIAVALTFLGLFLVLPLLTVFAQALAKGWGAYLAAFSEPDAQAAIRLTLIVAAIAVPFNLVFGVAASWAVAKFEFRGKNLLVTLIDLPFSVSPVVSGLIYVLVFGSRGLFGPFLVEHDIQIIFAVPGIVLATIFVTFPFVARQLIPLMQEQGTAEEEAALTLGASGWHAFRTVTLPNIRWGLLYSVLLCNARAMGEFGAVSVVSGHIRGLTNTLPLHVEILYNEYNFVAAFAVASLLAGLALVTLAVKSVLEWRYADDLAAGARRH, encoded by the coding sequence ATGTCTGAGGCGCTGGCGCAGGGCCCCGTCGCGGGGACGCGGGACGAAACCCTGACGCCGCCAGCCAGCGTCGTCACCGAGCGGCGGGTGGTGCGGTGGTTGCTGATCGCGGTCGCGCTGACCTTCCTCGGCCTGTTCCTCGTGCTGCCCCTGCTCACGGTGTTTGCGCAGGCGCTGGCCAAGGGCTGGGGGGCCTATCTTGCCGCCTTCTCCGAGCCCGATGCCCAAGCGGCGATCCGGCTGACGCTGATCGTCGCCGCGATCGCCGTGCCGTTCAACCTCGTCTTCGGCGTCGCGGCCTCCTGGGCCGTTGCCAAATTCGAGTTTCGCGGCAAGAACCTGCTCGTCACGCTGATCGACCTACCGTTCTCGGTCTCGCCGGTGGTGTCTGGGCTGATCTACGTGCTGGTCTTCGGCTCGCGCGGCCTGTTCGGCCCCTTCCTCGTCGAACACGACATCCAGATCATCTTCGCGGTGCCCGGCATCGTGCTCGCGACGATCTTCGTCACCTTCCCCTTCGTCGCCCGCCAACTCATCCCGCTGATGCAGGAGCAGGGTACGGCGGAGGAGGAAGCGGCCCTCACCCTCGGCGCCTCCGGATGGCACGCTTTCCGGACGGTGACGTTACCCAACATCCGCTGGGGCCTGCTCTACAGCGTCCTGCTCTGCAACGCCCGCGCGATGGGCGAGTTCGGCGCGGTCTCGGTCGTCTCCGGCCATATCCGTGGGCTCACCAATACGCTGCCGCTGCACGTGGAGATTCTCTACAATGAGTACAACTTCGTTGCCGCGTTCGCCGTCGCCTCACTCCTTGCCGGGCTCGCTCTTGTCACCCTCGCCGTCAAATCCGTCCTCGAATGGCGCTACGCCGACGACCTCGCGGCAGGCGCCCGGCGTCATTGA
- a CDS encoding iron ABC transporter permease — MKPARGLLHAAAALLAVILLAPVVSLAVAAAEGTGELWPHLAAYVLPQAIRDTGLLLAGVGLLVIGLGTGTAWLVSAFAFPGRRLLDAALLLPLAVPTYVVAYAYLDLMHPLGPVQSGLRALLGLSSPRDLRFPDLRSLPGCILLLGLVLYPYVYLPTRALFLMRAGTLLEAARMLGAGPVRTFFRVALPLARPAIALGTGLALMEALNDVGAAEFLGVRTLTVQVYATWVNRSDLPGAAQIALVMLVGVVGLVALERLARGGRGYAGTGHRDRTTARRVLSGWRAGLALTLGLTPVLLGFGLPAGYLACSAWQRLRATGLPETLAAQAFNTVLYAGAAAFVTVAVGLLVAASPHLLGRRSGTALIRAAGLGYAMPGTVLAVGLLAPLALLDTGVSHLAGAGLGWVPAVGLGTGAALVIAYTLRFLTISVGATEAGFARIPSTLPDAARMLGRGRFSTLLAVQLPLAWPAVLSGALLAFVDMAKELPVTLLLRPLNVETLSTHLYGEAARGTYEDGAASALLIVMTGLIPVALLLRLDRDAGLRQRRSDA; from the coding sequence ATGAAGCCCGCACGTGGCCTCCTTCATGCTGCGGCGGCGCTGCTGGCCGTCATCCTCCTGGCGCCGGTCGTCTCGCTCGCCGTCGCGGCGGCCGAGGGGACCGGCGAGCTGTGGCCGCATCTGGCGGCCTACGTCCTGCCCCAGGCGATCCGCGACACCGGCCTGCTGCTCGCCGGCGTCGGACTCCTGGTGATCGGGCTCGGCACCGGAACGGCGTGGCTCGTCTCGGCCTTCGCCTTCCCCGGCCGCCGGCTCCTCGATGCGGCCCTGCTGCTGCCGCTCGCCGTACCCACCTACGTCGTCGCCTACGCCTATCTCGACCTGATGCACCCGCTCGGGCCGGTGCAGAGCGGCCTGCGGGCGCTCCTCGGCCTGTCGAGCCCGCGCGACCTCCGCTTCCCCGATCTGCGCTCGCTGCCGGGCTGCATCCTGCTCCTCGGCCTCGTTCTCTACCCCTACGTCTACCTGCCGACACGGGCGCTGTTCCTGATGCGGGCGGGGACGCTGCTGGAGGCCGCCCGGATGCTCGGCGCCGGGCCGGTGCGAACCTTCTTCCGGGTCGCGCTGCCCCTGGCCCGGCCGGCCATCGCCCTCGGCACAGGCCTCGCACTGATGGAGGCGCTCAACGATGTCGGCGCGGCCGAGTTCCTGGGGGTCCGCACCCTGACGGTGCAGGTCTACGCGACCTGGGTGAACCGCTCGGACCTGCCCGGCGCCGCGCAGATTGCTCTGGTGATGCTGGTCGGCGTCGTCGGTCTCGTCGCGCTGGAGCGGCTCGCGCGCGGCGGCCGGGGCTATGCCGGCACGGGCCATCGCGACCGGACGACCGCGCGCCGGGTCCTCTCCGGCTGGCGGGCGGGTCTCGCCCTCACCCTCGGACTCACCCCCGTTCTCCTCGGCTTCGGCCTGCCGGCGGGCTATCTCGCCTGCTCCGCCTGGCAGCGGCTGCGGGCCACGGGGCTGCCGGAGACGCTGGCCGCGCAGGCCTTCAACACCGTGCTCTACGCCGGCGCCGCGGCCTTCGTGACGGTCGCGGTGGGGCTGCTGGTGGCCGCCTCCCCGCACCTGCTGGGGCGGCGAAGCGGGACGGCGCTGATCCGGGCGGCCGGCCTCGGCTACGCGATGCCCGGTACGGTGCTGGCGGTGGGGCTGCTCGCACCGCTCGCCCTACTCGATACAGGGGTGAGCCATCTGGCCGGCGCGGGGCTCGGCTGGGTTCCGGCCGTGGGCCTCGGCACGGGCGCGGCGCTCGTCATCGCCTACACGCTGCGCTTTCTCACCATTTCGGTCGGCGCGACGGAAGCGGGTTTCGCCCGCATCCCCTCGACTCTTCCCGATGCGGCGCGGATGCTGGGGCGTGGGCGTTTCAGCACCTTGCTCGCAGTGCAATTGCCGCTGGCATGGCCCGCCGTCCTGAGCGGGGCGCTGCTCGCCTTCGTGGATATGGCGAAGGAATTGCCGGTGACGTTGCTGCTGCGACCGCTCAACGTCGAGACCCTGAGCACGCACCTCTACGGCGAGGCCGCCCGCGGCACCTACGAGGACGGTGCCGCGAGCGCGCTGCTGATCGTCATGACGGGTCTGATCCCCGTCGCGTTGCTGCTGCGCCTCGACCGGGATGCCGGGCTGCGGCAGCGCCGATCGGACGCCTGA
- a CDS encoding cupin domain-containing protein has product MDEEQAAGHGVFDVAESVRRLPETATTMVADHRFTDDETASARVFRVYRPTPPHYHTTCDEYLYALSGRCRMQFGDAPPVEVGPGTLVFFKRGVVHSVPEILEEPVVFLSVDTPRREPRDIRFVEAGTGTPESFMRQSG; this is encoded by the coding sequence ATGGACGAGGAGCAGGCAGCCGGCCACGGGGTGTTCGACGTGGCCGAGAGCGTGCGTCGTCTGCCCGAGACAGCGACGACGATGGTCGCCGATCACCGGTTCACCGACGACGAGACGGCCAGCGCCCGCGTCTTCCGGGTCTACCGGCCGACGCCCCCGCACTATCACACCACCTGCGATGAGTATCTCTACGCGCTCTCCGGGCGCTGCCGGATGCAGTTCGGCGATGCGCCGCCGGTCGAGGTCGGGCCGGGCACGCTCGTGTTCTTCAAGCGCGGCGTGGTGCATTCGGTGCCCGAAATCCTGGAGGAGCCTGTGGTGTTCCTCTCCGTCGATACCCCCCGCCGCGAGCCGCGCGACATTCGGTTCGTCGAAGCCGGCACCGGCACGCCGGAGAGCTTCATGCGGCAATCCGGGTAA
- a CDS encoding NAD(P)/FAD-dependent oxidoreductase, with protein sequence MLIVPEHARFRQTVTPRLAPLPTAPDVIVIGAGAAGIASARRLTERGLSVAVLEARDRVGGRAMTTRLRGHAVDLGAHWLHAGPINPLVALGKARGEPLRRAPQHEHLWIGRRPGRPAEEAAFSRAFGVADRAITHAAARSEDGPASRALPRHLGPWGARIALVHALVSGRPLDEVSLHDWPSLEYGDNFFIAGGYGAYLARLALGLPIRLGCPVTGLDWSGRGVRAHFADGGQIAARAAIVTVPVFVLQEAFRFEPPLPDRAREAIGGFLSGIYEHVVLHWPSAPFSGCDRLASVVGGHSKPPGMLTRIDGAPFHYLELDTALTRALDAAGAGPDGARRLARAVLAEHFGRGALADLAIPAVTAWRHDPWSRGSWAVVPPGHAAARTMLQEPVGERIWFAGEANSRAQWGTAGGAYEEGLRAADHVAGTLTDAACLPDRRASA encoded by the coding sequence ATGCTCATCGTCCCCGAGCACGCCCGCTTCCGCCAGACGGTCACGCCGCGCCTCGCGCCGCTGCCGACAGCCCCCGACGTCATCGTGATCGGTGCGGGCGCGGCCGGCATCGCGTCCGCCCGCCGGCTCACCGAGCGCGGGCTGTCCGTCGCGGTTCTCGAGGCACGCGACCGGGTCGGCGGGCGAGCGATGACGACCCGGCTGCGGGGCCACGCCGTCGATCTCGGCGCGCACTGGCTGCATGCCGGGCCGATCAATCCCCTCGTCGCTCTGGGCAAAGCGCGCGGCGAGCCGCTGCGGCGTGCCCCGCAGCACGAGCATCTCTGGATCGGGCGCCGTCCGGGACGGCCAGCCGAGGAGGCCGCCTTCTCCCGCGCCTTCGGCGTCGCCGACCGGGCGATCACGCACGCGGCCGCCCGCAGCGAGGACGGGCCGGCGTCGCGCGCCCTGCCCCGCCATCTCGGCCCCTGGGGCGCGCGCATCGCTCTCGTTCATGCCCTGGTCTCGGGCCGGCCCCTCGACGAGGTCTCGCTGCACGACTGGCCGAGTCTGGAATACGGCGACAATTTCTTCATCGCGGGCGGCTATGGCGCCTATCTGGCACGGCTCGCCCTCGGACTGCCGATCCGGCTCGGCTGCCCGGTCACCGGCCTCGACTGGTCGGGACGGGGTGTGCGGGCGCATTTCGCCGATGGCGGGCAGATCGCGGCGCGGGCCGCCATCGTCACCGTGCCGGTGTTCGTGCTTCAAGAGGCCTTCCGCTTCGAGCCGCCCCTGCCCGACCGCGCCCGCGAGGCCATCGGTGGTTTCCTCTCGGGCATCTATGAGCACGTCGTGCTGCACTGGCCCTCCGCCCCGTTCAGCGGATGCGACCGGCTCGCCAGCGTGGTCGGCGGACATTCCAAGCCGCCGGGAATGCTGACGCGGATCGACGGCGCGCCCTTCCACTATCTCGAGCTGGACACCGCCCTGACGCGCGCCCTCGATGCCGCCGGGGCCGGTCCCGACGGGGCGCGTCGCCTCGCCCGCGCGGTGCTGGCGGAGCATTTCGGCCGCGGCGCTCTTGCCGACCTCGCGATTCCGGCGGTCACCGCTTGGCGGCACGACCCCTGGTCGCGCGGCTCCTGGGCGGTGGTTCCCCCCGGCCACGCTGCGGCCCGGACAATGCTCCAGGAACCGGTCGGCGAGCGGATCTGGTTTGCCGGCGAGGCCAATTCCCGTGCGCAATGGGGCACCGCGGGCGGCGCCTACGAAGAAGGGCTTCGCGCCGCCGACCACGTCGCCGGCACCCTCACCGACGCGGCGTGCCTGCCGGATCGTCGCGCGAGCGCCTGA
- the cysT gene encoding sulfate ABC transporter permease subunit CysT, translated as MVEPVKPRRRFRQRSVIPGFGITFGYTLTCLGVIVLLPLAALVVKASGLGFSGIWEVATDPRVASALRVSFGVSLLAALTASIFGGIVAWVLTRYDFPGRKLADAVVDLPFALPTAVAGIALASLYAPNGLVGEQLAKIGIEAAYTPVGIFIAMVFIGLPFAVRTVQPLIAEIDKEVEEASAILGASRITTLTRVVLPPLIPAVLTGFALAFARGVGEYGSIIFIAGNLPYVSEIAPLLIVIKLSEFDYAGASAIAVIMLAISFVTLLAINLIQAWSRRRFGYV; from the coding sequence ATGGTCGAACCAGTGAAACCACGGCGGCGTTTTCGCCAACGGAGCGTGATCCCCGGCTTCGGGATCACCTTCGGCTACACGCTGACCTGCCTCGGCGTGATCGTGCTGCTGCCGCTCGCGGCCCTCGTCGTGAAGGCGTCCGGTCTCGGCTTCTCGGGGATCTGGGAGGTCGCGACCGACCCGCGCGTGGCGAGCGCCCTGCGCGTGAGCTTCGGCGTATCGCTGCTCGCCGCTCTGACGGCATCGATCTTCGGCGGCATCGTCGCCTGGGTGCTGACCCGCTACGATTTCCCCGGTCGCAAGCTCGCCGACGCCGTGGTCGATCTGCCCTTCGCCCTGCCGACGGCGGTGGCCGGCATCGCGTTGGCCTCGCTCTACGCACCCAACGGACTGGTCGGCGAACAGCTCGCCAAGATCGGCATCGAGGCGGCCTACACGCCGGTCGGTATCTTCATCGCCATGGTGTTCATCGGCTTGCCCTTCGCGGTCCGCACGGTGCAGCCGCTGATCGCCGAGATCGACAAGGAGGTCGAGGAGGCCTCGGCCATCCTGGGCGCCTCGCGGATCACCACGCTCACAAGGGTGGTGCTGCCGCCGCTGATCCCGGCGGTGCTGACCGGCTTCGCTCTCGCCTTCGCCCGCGGCGTCGGCGAGTACGGCTCGATCATCTTCATCGCCGGCAACCTGCCCTACGTCTCCGAGATCGCACCGCTGCTCATCGTCATCAAACTCTCGGAATTCGACTATGCGGGCGCGAGCGCCATCGCCGTGATCATGCTGGCGATCTCCTTCGTCACCCTATTGGCGATCAACCTGATTCAGGCCTGGAGCCGGCGGAGGTTCGGCTATGTCTGA
- a CDS encoding sulfate ABC transporter substrate-binding protein, whose protein sequence is MWRRDDVFDGHPIKLGKKLHRRAALLGFAMAASLVSAGSARAQTEILNVSYDPTRELYREINAAFIEEWKAKTGETVTVRAAHGGSGAQARTVIDGIPADVVTLGIPSDIDAIAKLSQKIPADWRTKLPNEGLPYTSTVVFLVRKGNPKAVKDWNDLAKPDVKVITPNPKTSAGGRWNFLAAWGYAYEKEGKDKEKANAFVGSLYKNVPVLDTGARGSTVTFAQRGLGDVLPTWENEAFLVLEEFGKDKFDIVVPPTSIYAEPPVALVDANVDKRGTRKQAEAYLQFLYGDRAQAIFAKHHYRPIKREAAKPEDLAQLPEIKLFKIEDLQGSWDDIQKANFDNGGLFDQLSKAGR, encoded by the coding sequence ATGTGGAGACGAGACGACGTGTTCGACGGACATCCGATCAAGCTGGGCAAAAAGCTCCACCGGCGCGCAGCCCTCCTCGGCTTTGCCATGGCCGCCAGCCTCGTATCGGCCGGCAGCGCCCGGGCGCAGACCGAGATTCTCAACGTGTCCTACGACCCGACGCGCGAACTCTACCGCGAGATCAACGCGGCCTTCATCGAAGAATGGAAGGCCAAGACCGGCGAGACGGTCACCGTGCGCGCGGCCCATGGCGGCTCGGGTGCGCAGGCTCGTACAGTCATCGACGGCATCCCCGCCGATGTCGTGACCCTCGGCATTCCCTCCGACATCGACGCGATCGCCAAGCTCTCGCAGAAGATCCCGGCGGATTGGCGCACCAAGCTCCCGAACGAGGGCCTGCCCTACACCTCGACCGTGGTATTCCTCGTCCGCAAGGGCAATCCCAAGGCCGTGAAGGATTGGAACGATCTGGCTAAGCCAGATGTGAAGGTCATCACCCCGAACCCGAAGACCTCCGCCGGCGGACGCTGGAACTTCCTCGCCGCCTGGGGCTACGCCTACGAGAAGGAAGGCAAGGACAAGGAGAAGGCCAACGCCTTCGTCGGCTCGCTCTACAAGAACGTCCCCGTGCTTGACACCGGCGCCCGCGGCTCGACCGTGACCTTCGCCCAGCGGGGTCTCGGCGACGTGCTGCCGACCTGGGAGAACGAGGCGTTCCTCGTGCTGGAGGAGTTCGGCAAGGACAAGTTCGACATCGTCGTGCCGCCGACCTCGATCTACGCCGAGCCGCCCGTTGCCCTGGTCGACGCCAACGTCGACAAGCGCGGCACGCGCAAGCAGGCCGAGGCTTACCTTCAGTTCCTGTACGGCGACCGGGCGCAGGCGATCTTCGCCAAGCATCATTATCGCCCGATCAAGCGCGAGGCGGCCAAGCCCGAGGATTTGGCGCAACTGCCCGAGATCAAGCTGTTCAAGATCGAGGATCTCCAGGGTTCCTGGGACGATATCCAGAAGGCCAACTTCGACAATGGTGGCCTGTTCGATCAACTGAGCAAGGCCGGGCGCTGA